The DNA region CGAAGACGACGTTGTCGAGGAAGTTGTTGAACGGAATGTTGAAAGCGTCGAGGACGTGCTGTCCCAGCTCCATGGCGAGAAGCTCGTCCATGGTGTCTTTCGCGACATCGGGATGTCCCGGCTTTTTCCAGCTCGGGTCGGCGGACAGGACCCAGAACATCTGATAGCCGTGCCTCAGCTCTTCGGCCATGATGCGGAGCACCGAGACTTTCATCTGATCGGTCGGTGCTTTCTCGAGGGTGAGGCGGTGCTGCTGGATCGAACCGAGCTCCGTCGAGGCCTGCGCCCGAATGATGTCGCGGGCGGAGTAGAACATGTTTCCCGTCATCTCACCGGCGTTCTCGATTTTTGGTTTGCCGGTGAAGCGTCCGTATTCGATGTCGTCGCTCTTGAGCTTGCCCACCTTTGCGACGAGCTCGAAAGGGGTCTGGCTTGCGAAGTACTTCGTCCAGTTTCGGAGCAGAAAATCGAGCTCCGGGAAGTTCTTCTTCTGCCACGAGACGATCGCCTCGTGGTATTTGGGTTCGATCCTGTCGGTTTCGTATCGTGCCAAATCACCCTCCTATGGAATCGCGACGGTCATAACGCATTGAGATCCGGGAGCATTCTCCCGAGATCGCAATGGAGGATCAATCATGTCAGAATGAAGGACCAATGGTCTCGATCGTCGTTCTGCATCCACCTGATCTGGACCTCTCCGGAATGGAGGGTTCGAAGAACGTGCAGAGGACGACGACCCTCGACGAGAGCAGACTCAACGGCGCCCAGCTGGTAGCCGTGATTCGAGGGAAACCCCCGGCGCGCCTTCCGGATGATGCCGTCATCGTGCAGGTGGGCAATGGACCGGCCGAGAGCTTCATCACGCTGCCGGAGGATTCGTCGCCTGACGTCATTCAGTCGGCTGTGCGAAGCGCGGTTCGCGCAGCGGCCGATCGACAACGCACCAGGGAGCTCGAGAAGAAGCTGGCTGCGCGAACGGCCGAGCTCGAGGAAATCAATGAGGTCGGGATGGCGCTGTCGACCGAGCGCGACCACGACGTGCTTCTCGACATGATCCTGCGCAAGACGCGGGAAGTCACGCGATCCGACGCCGGCTCGCTCTACCTGCTGGATCAGGTGGCCGATGGAGAGAGCGTTCTTCGATGGAAGGTTGCACAGAACGATTCGCTCGAGGTCGACTTCGACGAGCAGATTCTTCCCGTCACCAAGAAGAGCGTCGCGGGATTTGTCGCGCTCACCGGCGAGACTCTGGTGATCGACGACGCGTACGAAATCCCGGAGGACGTCGAATATGGATTCAATTTCTCGTTCGACAAGGCGACCGGATACCGGACGAAATCGATGCTCGTCGTCCCGATGAAGAATCAGAAGAACGAGATCACGGGCATCCTCCAGCTGATCAATCATCGCCTTCCCGACGCACCCAGGAGCCCGCTGAATGCGGACAACGTCGACGCGAGGGTCGAAGAGTACGGACCGCATACGATCAGCGTCGCACGGTCACTCGCCGGACAGGCGGCGGTCGCAGTCGAGAACAACCTTCTCTACGACTCGATCGAACGTCTGTTCGAAGGGTTCGTCACTGCGGCGGTCACCGCGATCGAGCAGCGAGACCCGACGACGTCCGGACACTCGTTCAGAGTCGCGGATCTGACCGTCGGGCTCGCACAGGTGCTGGACCGAGTCGAGACCGGACGCTTCCGGGAAATCCGCTTCACGCCGGAACAGGTCAAGGAGATCCGTTACGCGTCGCTGCTCCACGACTTCGGCAAGGTCGGCGTCCGCGAACAGGTGCTCGTCAAGCAGAAGAAGCTCTACCCGATGCATCTCGATCTCATCCGCTCCCGGTTTCACTACCTGGTGAAGTCGACGGAAGCCGAAGTTCTGCGAAGGCATTTCGAGGCGATCTGTAAGGGGAAGAAGGTCGTCGATGAAGCAATGCTCGAGCAGCTCGACGCCGAGCTGAAGTCGGAGATCGACGAGCTCCTCCAGTATTACGAAAGCGT from Acidobacteriota bacterium includes:
- a CDS encoding GAF domain-containing protein gives rise to the protein MVSIVVLHPPDLDLSGMEGSKNVQRTTTLDESRLNGAQLVAVIRGKPPARLPDDAVIVQVGNGPAESFITLPEDSSPDVIQSAVRSAVRAAADRQRTRELEKKLAARTAELEEINEVGMALSTERDHDVLLDMILRKTREVTRSDAGSLYLLDQVADGESVLRWKVAQNDSLEVDFDEQILPVTKKSVAGFVALTGETLVIDDAYEIPEDVEYGFNFSFDKATGYRTKSMLVVPMKNQKNEITGILQLINHRLPDAPRSPLNADNVDARVEEYGPHTISVARSLAGQAAVAVENNLLYDSIERLFEGFVTAAVTAIEQRDPTTSGHSFRVADLTVGLAQVLDRVETGRFREIRFTPEQVKEIRYASLLHDFGKVGVREQVLVKQKKLYPMHLDLIRSRFHYLVKSTEAEVLRRHFEAICKGKKVVDEAMLEQLDAELKSEIDELLQYYESVASSNEPTVLPEGNFEILQQIGSRELVDPLGQRQTLLSPEEVRVLSIRKGSLDNDERKEIESHVTHTFHFLSKIPWTRELSRVPEYAYGHHEKVNGRGYPRGLEGESIPIQSRMMTVSDIYDALTAKDRPYKKAIPTERALDILNMEVKDGLLDEDVVDLFVEAKVYEKGTLRH